The segment TTCTGCCATGTGGGAAATAATTCTTCCGCTGCCTTATCCACCAGCACATCGGTGCGGATCGTCTTCACATTTCCGCGAAACTCCGGCACATCATTCATCGAAAGCTGGGCGTTCTGCACAATCAGCATCGCACCTTTGGCTGGTGCGGAGCCGTTCTGGCCCATCGCACCAATGACCACGGGTAATGTGGGGGTCTTGTATTCCTTGCGAATATCGTTGATCAGGTTTTTCATGTGGGTGGCGTATTCATTTTCCGCACCGTACTGGTCGTTCCAGCCTTGAAACCACACGAAACCGCTGATCACCGGCTTTTTCCCTTTCAATGTGGGGAACAGGGTATCTTTATTGGCCAGTGTATCGCTTACTTCCTTCAGCATCGCCCGATAGGAAGACCCATACGGTTCCAGAATCGACTCGTATGTGGGTAATGGATTCTGTTTTTTGCTCTTTTTGTTATTGTTCTGTGCCTGAGTTTTGGCTTTTTCCCACTCTGCAGTTAAGGTGGCTTTGTCTGGCATGCCAGATGATGGTGGGCGGAACAGTTTGAACAGCGAATGCCCACCCCAGCACGTTTTGATTAGCAGGACAGGTTCTTCAAAGTGATTCCCCACCACGGTGCCAAATTCCAACTCAACTCCGGTGCGGTCGCGTGAACCATAGCCAATCGTCAGCCCACCGTGACGTTGCAGGAATTTCACATATACATCGTCCCGCACAATCCACTGATCATCCTTTCGCAGGTGGGCAAACAGGTTGGCAGTTTTTGGGTCGCGTGCCTGATGCTCGTACAAGGCGTTCGGTGCCTTCCCTTCCATGTTCGACTGACCCGCCAGAATATAAACACGGACGATCTGCTCGTCTGCTGCATGCACCAGGGTGCCAATCAAAGTAACCACCAAACCACAAAGCCATTTCATACCACTGTTCCTCATCTGGGAGAGATTTTTGAACATCTACTGTAACAGGATTTTCCCAGAAATGAAAACGATTTTCAGGAAAACCGAAATGGTGGCTGAAAAGGGCATCACCCCTAATTGGTTGATCAATCAGTATGTGAAGATTAAGTAGCTTAACCAAAAGAAACTGACATGTAAGGTATCGCTGCTGTGTAGGGTACTAATGACCGATTAGCTGAATGGGGATTTAATTTACCCGCGGTTACTGGATAGGTTACTTCTTGCCTGCTGGTTTTTCATAGAGGCAGGTAACACGAATTTGACGATCATGATGTGCGGTGACCACTTGCAAACTTTCCGGGTGCAGATCCATATCACGGGAAGTGTTCGGCAACTTCAGGCGATGAAATACCTTTTCGTCTTCTGCCTTCCAGAAAACCAGAAAGCCACCGCCACTACCGCCAGTTGCACATACCAGCGAGCCATCCGGGAGATAAAACACATTCCACCCGATACCTTTGACGGTAGCATCGGTGTGGGTTTTGACTTTTTTACCGGATTCCCAGTTAAACTGCAGGACTACCGGTTCGTTTACCGCACCGAGTGGATTGGTTGCTTTATGTAACCCACTGCAGGCAATGTGTTTACGGTCTGGACTGATCGCCAGCGACCGCACCCCACCATAGCGGACGCCCTGCGATTTATCCGTCATGAGTTCTTTGGCATCGAATGATCTTACCAGTTTTCCGGTAGTGATTTCCCACTGATGAATATTTCCGACCAGATCGCCTGAAAGCAACCATTTTCCATCCGGATGAAAAATGGCACTGTAGACATCGGATTGATGCCCAGAAAATGTCTGAATCAGTTTGTAATCAGACACATTCCATAATTTTACCAGGCCATCGTTCCCGGTACTAACCAGATATTTTCCGTCTGAGCTGAAGCTTACCGCACGCACCCAGCCAGTGTGGGCTTTGATTGCTTTGAGAGGAACCTGTTTCTCCTGAAGAGTATTCCAGAAAATAATCGTGTCGTCGCAGCCAGCGCTGACAAAAAAGTCCCCACTGGGATGAACAGCGATATCGTTTACCCAGCTTTCGTGCGCCTGCCATGTGATATGTTTTCCGGTAGCGATTTCCCATCGCTGGAGAGAGTAGTCTTCAGCACTCGAAAATAGATAGCGGTTTTTCGGATCGAACGCACAGGAAATCAATGGGCTGGTATATTTCCATGTCGAAGAGATCGATGCTTTTTTCGGATCCGCCGTTAACATGTTTTCTCCGGAGCAGTGGGATATTCTTCAAAATGTAACATTTCGGGCAACAAACTAACTTCAGGCAATTAATTCTCGAATTGGCTTGTAAGCCGGATCGGCCATTGGAATTGGTCTGCCACCGATGTCAAACGAGCCTTCCGAATCAAGCCCCAAAGCGCACAGATAGGTGTGAAACAAATGCCCATGGTTTACTTCCCGATCGATCACGCTGGTGCCATTTGCGTTCGTTTTTCCAATGACAGCACCTGGTGTGATTTTGGCTCCACCCAGACAGATCGACCAGGCATTGCCCCAGTGATCGCGACCATAGTTGGCATTAATGCGTGGCGTTCGGCCAAATTCAGACATCACAACAACCAACGTGCTGTCCAGCATGCCCCGCTCATGTAAATCGGTGATTAAAGCAGAAAACGCACGATCAAATTCACCTACCTGTTCCAGATGAAAATTGAAGTTTTCGTTGTGAGTATCGTAATTGGAATGCGATGTCTGGACAAATGTAATCCCATTTTCCAATAATCTTCTGGCCATCAGCAGATGTTTACCCAGTTCATCAGTGCCATAGCGATCCTGATCTTTGGCTGATTCCTTCGATACATCGAAGACATCTCGTTGTTTCATCAATTCCATTGCAGATTCATAACTGTATGCATAAACATCCGTCTCTGCGGTGCGGCGACGCTGAGCGAACCGGTCGTTCACTTTGCGACGGAAGTCATTTCGCGATATGTCCAGTTCTTCAGTGAGGTTTGCAGGTCGAGCAGAGTTCTTTGGCGGTCCGTTCACCCCGATGCTGGCAAATTTCGGCCCGAGGTAAGCGGCATCGTTTCCACGTCCTCCACCGGGGATGATAATGTGCCCAGGTAGTGGATTGGAAGTATCTTCCAAAGCGCGGGCACAGACTGCTCCAATGGTAGGCAGTGATACCCCAGGTGTTTCGTTTCGACCATGCAGCATTTGATAGCGACCTTTGCCATGATCGCCGTTTTTGGTATTGATGCTGCGAATAAGAGCAAGCTTGCCCATATGTTTGGCAGTTTCAGGAAGAAGCTCCGAAATATGCACCCCAGGGATAGCAGTCGGGATCGCCCGAAATGGACCACCAGTATCGGTCTTCGGTTTCGGGTCCCAGCTTTCCAACTGGCTCAATCCGCCGGACATATAAATTACCAAAACTCGCTTCTGATCCTTCGCCAGTTTTGCCGCCATCGCAGGTTGCGTTAGTGCACCTAACCCACCAACGACAAAACTTCCTGCTATCCCACCGAGAAATTGCCGTCTGGCGATCTTGTGATCGGCAGTACTGCATGGTTTACGCAGATTGAACATTGTCATTCCTTTCAATTATTAATGCTGGAATCGAAACTCGCTGGATGTTAATAGTGCCCACACTAACTCCTGAATAGCGGCTGTCCGATCTTTATCCCGTGGCTTCAGGTACGCTGCGACATCTGCTACTTCGTCCTTTGTCGGACGACGAGTGAATACGCTGATATACAATTCATTGGCAAGCAGTTCGTTTGTAGTTTTCTTCAACAGACGGTCAGTTAAATTACCACCAGCCGGTGTCAGCAGGCTTCGCAATTCATTCCCGTTGGCAAAAAACAACGCTTGTTCGGCAGTTGCAAAGAAATCTGTCTGCGGTTGTGCCGCACCATGTCCAAACAGAGAGATGAATGTTTTTTCATTTGGAAGCAACTTGGTGTAAACATCATCTTCAATTGCTTTTGACCGCGATTTTATTTTCGATGGATCTTTGAAGTCTTCAGGTTTGAATGGTGATTTTTTATCAATTGCGACAGTGGATACCGTGCGCTGGCGATCAATTGCCCCAGTTGCTTGGAGTACACTCCATGTCAATTGTTCCGGGGTCATCGGTTCCACAATGCCAATCTGGAATTGTTCAGACCAGTATTGGGTCAGTAAATCATAAGCTGCGTTGAATGCTTCCTTCTCTTTAACTGATAACTGATCGCTTCTTTTGTTACTGAGTTGTTCAAACTTCAAGCGATATTCATCAAGAGCTTTGATTGCTTCAATTCGTTTGTGAATAGCACTCACTATGAGGTTCTGTTCATCGTTCTTCTTCGACAGTGGGGCCAGTTTCTTTGCGCGATCCTCCACAACTTGTTGAAGTGAAACACGCTCAGTGGTCAACTCTTTAAAGGTCTGGTTCGCGTTGGTTAATTTTTCTGCTGTTGGTTTCTGTTTAGAATTGATTATTGCCTTGGCAGCGCGGATCTCTTCGTTTAATTTCGTTAATTTTTTGTTAGGTTCAAACCACTCATCATAAGCTTTTTGAAAAAGTGAATCACGTTCTGCTTGTATTTTTTTCTGAACGGCCAGTTCCGTTTCTAGCCTGGTGAGCAACGGGGCAGTCGATTTTATTTCTGCGATTTGCTCATTCGGGAGGAGCACCGATCGCTGGTAAGTATTGGTGAGGGCGATTTGCCGAAGAAATGATTTGATATCAAAATTCATTTCAGCAAATTCTGCCGCAAGTAAGTTCAACAATTCCGGATGAGAAGGTGGATTGTCCGCGTGGTGTAAATCGAGCGGATGCACAATCCCTCGTCCAAGCATCATCGCCCACAGCCGGTTTACAATATTGCGGCGAAAAGCGTGATTGTCGCCTTTCAAGGTGAATTCTTTCAGTTGATTTCGGCGACTGTATTTCGGAATGGGAAGCAAGTTTGGCTTCGTTTTGTCTGGTGGTACCGCATACTCTTCCCCCGTTTTGAAAACAGGTTCAGTGATTTCCAGCTCCCCGGGTAAACGAGGCCGAGTTTCACCCTCTTCTGAGGTAAACACGGATTTGAAATCGGCATCCCCATCTGCCTTTTCTGCAATGATTGGTGGTTTCTTTTTATCCGGTTGAAAGAGATAGGTTCGATTCACAAAAGCAAAGATGCCGTAGTAATCTGCCTGAAAATAGTCATCAATCAGTGGGTGATCGTGACATTGAGCACATTGGAGGTCGAGTCCGAAAAAAATCCGCCCAATATCTCGAGTCAGCAAATGAGGTTCTGCGGTGCGGGACACAATAAAACCAGTAGGCCCAACAGTTTTCTGGTCAATTCCATCAGCACCGAATAGATCCGCAGCGATCTGATTCCAGGGTTTGTTGTTACGGACACTGGAAGTGAGATAATCGGTCCATTCAGCGGTTGTCACCCGGCGTTCCATCAGGGTGAGGCCGAGCATGTTGGCCATATGACGGACATATTGCTCCGTGGAGAGCAGTTCGTCAATCAAACGTGCTCTTTTGTGCTGAGAGTCATCCTCAAAAAACTGCCTGGCTTGATCTGCCGATGGGATCATTCCGGTCAGATCGAGATAAACTCGTCGCGCAAATTCTTCATCGGTAGTAAGTGGTGCCGCCGGACCAGTCCGACTGGCATCAATGATCTGATCGATACGAACATGGAGTGGGTCTGCCGCGTCGATTGATCGTGGTGTTGCAGTGCAAACTGCAATAAGCAGGAGGCTGCTGACTTTGAACCATGTCAACATCGTCGATTCCACTGGAAGGCCAGGCGAGAAATTAAGGTAGGAACACTCTTGTTTGAATGTTTGTTAGATGTTACTTCCATTTTCATACTCCGTCAACGATTATTTACTTGATCGGCACAAAATTACTGACTTTTCATCGCTGTGACGTGCCTGATGGGCTGTTTTTATGGACAAGTGAGCGGTTTTTCCGGATTCGATATCTTTTGGTATTGGCTCCTCTATCGATGCGAAGCCAGTGTAATCAAACCCTTAAATGACACATTACCCAAGGCACGTTTACTGATTTTTTGCATTGAATCTTCGCGTGCGCTGTTGCAGGCGTACGATTTCATCGGCCATGCCCACTACCAGCAGTGTGCTGCCAGCTTCAATGGTGACGTCACAGTCCGGGTTGAAAATCGTATCACCAGCTGGTTGATGTAAAGTGATAACCACTACCTTCAAATCAATACCGATTCCAGCATCCTTGAGGCTTCTGCCTACAAAAGGACTGCCAACAGCGACGCCTACCTCCTCAATGCGATAACT is part of the Zavarzinella sp. genome and harbors:
- a CDS encoding sialate O-acetylesterase, with the protein product MKWLCGLVVTLIGTLVHAADEQIVRVYILAGQSNMEGKAPNALYEHQARDPKTANLFAHLRKDDQWIVRDDVYVKFLQRHGGLTIGYGSRDRTGVELEFGTVVGNHFEEPVLLIKTCWGGHSLFKLFRPPSSGMPDKATLTAEWEKAKTQAQNNNKKSKKQNPLPTYESILEPYGSSYRAMLKEVSDTLANKDTLFPTLKGKKPVISGFVWFQGWNDQYGAENEYATHMKNLINDIRKEYKTPTLPVVIGAMGQNGSAPAKGAMLIVQNAQLSMNDVPEFRGNVKTIRTDVLVDKAAEELFPTWQKNLEQWQKTGGDRPYHYLGSAIWFNRIGRTMGETMLELHGKK
- a CDS encoding WD40 repeat domain-containing protein — its product is MLTADPKKASISSTWKYTSPLISCAFDPKNRYLFSSAEDYSLQRWEIATGKHITWQAHESWVNDIAVHPSGDFFVSAGCDDTIIFWNTLQEKQVPLKAIKAHTGWVRAVSFSSDGKYLVSTGNDGLVKLWNVSDYKLIQTFSGHQSDVYSAIFHPDGKWLLSGDLVGNIHQWEITTGKLVRSFDAKELMTDKSQGVRYGGVRSLAISPDRKHIACSGLHKATNPLGAVNEPVVLQFNWESGKKVKTHTDATVKGIGWNVFYLPDGSLVCATGGSGGGFLVFWKAEDEKVFHRLKLPNTSRDMDLHPESLQVVTAHHDRQIRVTCLYEKPAGKK
- a CDS encoding DUF1501 domain-containing protein, encoding MFNLRKPCSTADHKIARRQFLGGIAGSFVVGGLGALTQPAMAAKLAKDQKRVLVIYMSGGLSQLESWDPKPKTDTGGPFRAIPTAIPGVHISELLPETAKHMGKLALIRSINTKNGDHGKGRYQMLHGRNETPGVSLPTIGAVCARALEDTSNPLPGHIIIPGGGRGNDAAYLGPKFASIGVNGPPKNSARPANLTEELDISRNDFRRKVNDRFAQRRRTAETDVYAYSYESAMELMKQRDVFDVSKESAKDQDRYGTDELGKHLLMARRLLENGITFVQTSHSNYDTHNENFNFHLEQVGEFDRAFSALITDLHERGMLDSTLVVVMSEFGRTPRINANYGRDHWGNAWSICLGGAKITPGAVIGKTNANGTSVIDREVNHGHLFHTYLCALGLDSEGSFDIGGRPIPMADPAYKPIRELIA
- a CDS encoding DUF1549 domain-containing protein, with product MLTWFKVSSLLLIAVCTATPRSIDAADPLHVRIDQIIDASRTGPAAPLTTDEEFARRVYLDLTGMIPSADQARQFFEDDSQHKRARLIDELLSTEQYVRHMANMLGLTLMERRVTTAEWTDYLTSSVRNNKPWNQIAADLFGADGIDQKTVGPTGFIVSRTAEPHLLTRDIGRIFFGLDLQCAQCHDHPLIDDYFQADYYGIFAFVNRTYLFQPDKKKPPIIAEKADGDADFKSVFTSEEGETRPRLPGELEITEPVFKTGEEYAVPPDKTKPNLLPIPKYSRRNQLKEFTLKGDNHAFRRNIVNRLWAMMLGRGIVHPLDLHHADNPPSHPELLNLLAAEFAEMNFDIKSFLRQIALTNTYQRSVLLPNEQIAEIKSTAPLLTRLETELAVQKKIQAERDSLFQKAYDEWFEPNKKLTKLNEEIRAAKAIINSKQKPTAEKLTNANQTFKELTTERVSLQQVVEDRAKKLAPLSKKNDEQNLIVSAIHKRIEAIKALDEYRLKFEQLSNKRSDQLSVKEKEAFNAAYDLLTQYWSEQFQIGIVEPMTPEQLTWSVLQATGAIDRQRTVSTVAIDKKSPFKPEDFKDPSKIKSRSKAIEDDVYTKLLPNEKTFISLFGHGAAQPQTDFFATAEQALFFANGNELRSLLTPAGGNLTDRLLKKTTNELLANELYISVFTRRPTKDEVADVAAYLKPRDKDRTAAIQELVWALLTSSEFRFQH